aaaataataaagtatcAGACAATAAAGACTCATGATGGGCACTACTAGTGTTATTCCTTAAATAcctataataaatattattaattaatatgtcATTTAAGACATCCTGGCTAGCAATATCATaatcataattttataaaaggAAGTAATAATGTATATTTGCAAGAACACCCTAAAAATAATGTCccgttattgttttttttttttttttactggctAACAGTAAGAGAGGTCTGCCCACAGCACAAGTGTACACAGCACACAGTGTTCCTCACTGTTTGGTGATATCACACACTGGTAGCTCCAGGAAGCTCCAGTGGGGTGCTTAAGCCACATTCCAGTACCTCCAGCTGGGCACTTGCACGTTGGCTTGTGAGCTCCAGTGGGGTGCTTATACCGTGCTCCACAAGTTCAGCTCCATGATGTCCCCACTTTACAAGGCTAATACTGAAAATGCAttactcactctcacacacattaatatgCAATACTGAAGCCGCCCTGGTTCAATGaccatttttgttgatattctaaatgaaagtgtgtttgtgatgaGAACACTCTCCTatatatcataatatattttcatatatattctcagtatattgtattttttaaatggtgtAATACATCAAAAGGTGAGGTGTGCTAGTTATTACTATACCTTGAGGCTTGGTATTCTTGATGGAGAAGTCTGTGTGAAGAGTCTGAATGGATAACTGTCTCGGGAGGCAGTACTAAGAAGTAAAGAACTGTTGGTTTGGCACCCTTTCTCTCCAACAAGGGCAGAGTTTGGGGAACTGAGTGGTGCCGATGGCTGGTTCCTTGCAGTCCCTGTGTACATACCCCTGCTATCGATCAAGGAAGGCCCACGTGCCGAAGTTCTGTTGCCTTCTACTGCGTTAACACTGCTACTAACCGACTTGCTCAGTTGTATCTGCGCACCCATGTTAGCCAGTTCCTCTTCCCTCGAATACTCATCATCCACATCACCCGTTTCCATTGCAATTGAAAATGTCTCTGATGTATCTGCCTGTTGCGGCTTTTTCGAACTTCGTTCTTGACTAGTTCCAGGGTTAGAACGTTGGGAGGATTCCCCTAATCCAGCAATGGTGTACACCTGCTGGATCCTAACCCCACTCTCTGAGGTACTGGCTGGAGGGCTATTGCGCACTGGCAAGGTTTGTTGGTGTGAAATGCTTGGCCATGACTGTCCATGGTTTTGTGGAGTTCCGTATTGCTTTGCCCAGCTGGGAGCAACAGTCACTGGTTCTCGAGGTGAGTATGTCCTCTTCATCTGGCTCAGAATCAGAGCACTGGAGGTAGGGATGTGGGAAGCTTTACGCTGGAGAGCCACCGCAGCTGAGTGGAGGGAAACTGGGCCTGAGTGCAAGGCTGGACGAGCCTGCGTACCCAGTTCAGGATCAGATTGTAAGGGCATAGTTTTTGACCCCGTCCTGCTCTGAGAAGAAGAGTCCAGGCGGTTGGCATTGCGCAGTAGAGAGTACGTACCCGTCACTATGACATCGTTGTTATTGTTGGTTCCACTGCCACTGCTGAGTGGTGAacaggaggagggggaggaagaggaggaaggacAGGAGGCTGCAGGTGGGAGGAGGTGGGCTACAACTGGACCACGTTGCACAGCTCGAATTGCAGCCAGCTCTCCTGGTAACACTGATCCAGCAACAAGGGCCCCGGTGGGCCCTGCTAGTGGATGATTAGAGAGGCCAGACACACCATTCTTATCCGCCTTGGAGGCTAGCTTCCGTCTCTTGTTGCCTACCCATGTCTAAAGCCATATGAACAGAATATTACTGCATGTACTTACATTATTAAGACAAACCAAAAAACGTACTCAACACTGCTGCAGTGCCAGtgtcagtgatatttttcatttaCACGATTGCCTTGTAAATCATAACGTACCCCCATCCCAAagcaaaaaaagtgtaaaagtcCATGCCTTAAATATTTGATGCCTCAAACTATAAAGTAATCTCAAACTTCCTTATTCATTTGCCAATATTTTATGACACATACctattaaagtaaaaataaatctaaagaAATGGAGTAGCCATCTTGAAGGCTGAATTTTTTGGCAATAGAAACcacataaatatgtatttttgaaattagTGAATGCAGTGTAAAAACAGACTAAAAATTTGGTAGAAATGTGTCTTTTTGTGTAATAACAGGTGGAACACAGTAATTTATTTGTAGCTCCAGGGGAACAGTAAGCAAGCAAACTATTTTTACTAAGCAGggtataaaaacaacatttataaaattCCCCACACTCAGACTTAATAGCCACTTAATAAAGAGAAGCTTACCCTGACCACACTGAAATCTAGTTTGGTCTCCTGGGCACATTGCAGAATGAGTTGGAAGCAGCTCTTGCTCTGGTTAGTCATGCCATTTTCATAGTAACGCTCAAGGATACGCTGCTGTTCAGCTGTGAACACTGATCGTAGATTCATCTGAGAAATAGGTGAAGAAAACAAAAGCTACATTAACAAAACCTGCTTTATCTGAATGTGCAGTCTCTCATAGCCTCAGGCCTGATGACAATTTAGAGCAGTGTCTTTGAACTGCAGTCCTGGGGACCCCAGAGTTTATACTAATCCCTGATAAGCATGTCTGATGTAGCTCAGGCTTTTAATAAATTGTTGATAATAATATGGATCAGGGGTGCCGGGTCATTGATGGATTGAAACTGCAGGGCAGAAGGTCCCCAAGACATTAGACTCCATGATTTAGAACACTGGGCTAATGACCCCCATCCAAACAACAtcatttatgtctttacagcAGTGGCTCTCAACCCTGATCCTGGATGTCCCCTTCTCGTCATATTTTAGTGCAATCCCTGCGTCAACAACTTCAACTAATCATCTCAATAACAAGACCTTCCAAGCTCAAGAGTGTGTGAAAAATTATGCTTGAATCTACTTGATTAAAAAATGGCAAATCACACAACACAATTCTTGCCAAAAGGAGTAAACATGCAGGCAGTAACTGAGTtgatttaacatattttattcaCATGCCATCATATTTGCACACATTTGAATCATCAACAATTTTATAAGGTGCAGGGAAGAATAGCCTCATTTTTAACCCATTCTTATATACAGACCTGCTAAGAGTGTTCTCTCCACCAAGCAAACTAGGATTGGATTCTCAGCCCAGGCAACTAACTAAACCTCTCTATTTctataagagtccttgggcaagaccccataaaattcaatattttttaataaagtgattattgtcagttttattactatgtaacaCATTCCATTAAACAACAAGAGCATGGAAGAATGTTCAAATTTTGAATTACAGACATATGTAAGCCTGATATCTCGACTATGGTTACAAACCTAAACACTTGGATGGTCTGTTTCACGACCTGGCACAACTTTTGAAGCTGCAAGtttatttctgtgttaattGTTTAGCCATTTTGTCCACATACTCACAGTCTGAATACTTCGCTTCTCCTGCCATGTTTCCATGCTTCTGGTGGGTGAGGTGAGGGAGAAATCCAGGTGACCAGCTGGCCAAATAACTGAGCTCTATCATACAGCACACAAGCACTGCCACTGTACACCAACACTCAGGCAAGCCATTCAGCATGCACACGATCACCAATTATCGTTTACTTTCTTggtcaattttttttgttttaaaatttagCTAAAGTTTTGGCTAAATCTCATGATCTAAGATCTGCCATGGCGCTATCTGCTGGGGGCTTCCTCACAACGTGGCATGGTCTGACTTTTGGCTGGTGCTGAGTTGACCACTCTCTCAAGTGATCTGGCCAAACAAGAGTCTGGAAGACAAGAGAGGGAATGACACAAAGCGGAACAGCTCCAACCATTTACACCAATGATCTgaatgtgtaataaataaaagacagcGCAAAAAACTGCTTTGAATTTACACCGGTTATGATTATATTCCAACTCTTTATTAATGAACTCTGTGTGTATAAACGCTGCTATACACACTTTAAAATACATGAATTAATCTGCTCTAAGGTGCACCCATTTTGAACACAGTCTTTCAATGGTGCACAAATATTGGATAAAACCCATAGACTAGCTTGAAACGAAATGGGTCGTTctggagcagttgcacatgaTCTTAAGGTCTCCATACTAACTGCCAAGTGTTTTGGGCAGGAAACTACCAAACGGACTTTATTGCTTTCCTGTAAGATTAGTGCATGTCTGCAAATGTAAACACTTTTATTCAAGGTAGCGTTCACGCGTAAAATAAAGCcagcatttttcattttttatttaaaatatcagcCTAAAGGTTTATCAATTCTGAGTTTCTTATAGAATTCCAGTTCACGGTAACCCATATTCCGAACATACaagcttatatatatatctcagaaTTACACCTAATAGTTACATAGTTACTGTAACGTTATCTTTGGTTTATTTATGGGATGTAGCCTACAGGCCTGTGCAGCGTTCAAAACCATACGTTGGCTCCTTATACTGTAGTTTCTATAATTGTAACGTTTTACGGTCTCTGGCTGTGTCACATTTTATCAGCCAACTGTATtataacacacactgtaataaaaaaagcatGTGAGCTGCGACGTATATCGTTAAATATTTTGGTTCAGTTGGTTTTCTTTAACGTATCCAACAACAGTGTTCGTGTATGAAACAAAGGCAGCGGAAAGGAGGCTAACTGTAACTAGTGAAGTTAACCGGTCTGCTACTAGCCACAATGCTAAAAACATTGTATCGCAGCAGGGGTAGCCCGTGAAAATTGGTTAAAATATCGGCCTAATGGTCCTCAGCTGTTCACAACTACAGCTTCTCCGCTAACTCCTGTTATTTCGGCTGCCTATAAAGGTAGCTCGTTTGAGGGGTGTGATAAAATAAGCGGTATTTCCCGAGATTTCCTCGGGGTTGGCGGCTGTGAGGACTGCTCCAGTGTTTGGTTTAATAAGGAGGGAGGCGGCGCGGGGTTATTGGCTTTTCTCCGTTCAGAAAAGCCTCAGTGCGCATGGCTAGCGAATGAAATAATGATTACATCTCCAGCACAATTGATGAGGAAAACGCAAAAGCACCCTCCCAGATTTTCCCCGTAACGGGTGAAACAAAAAAGCTGGCCGCCGGATCCACGCTCCGTGAACGGCGAATCCTAACGCAACTTTCCCGACACTAGAACAAGCCCAAACCACGTCAAAGGCACGTTTCCATCTGGCACAAAATCGGCGGGACTGCCAAAAAAGCAGCGTGGATCTCGAGCTTCTGCAGAAAGGCCCACCCCGGCCCTCGGAGACCACCAtaaacttttttcttttattttcaaacGCCTGCGACCCCGATGCTGGTCAAAAATATGTATGACCTAACCTCTCCGGAGCCGGGGGGGATGTCCCTCGTGTCGCcgaaaacacattaaaaccgTCAAGCGCTACGAAACGTGAGAGATACCTTTGTTTTTGTTGCCAAATCGAACGGCCGCCTGAATTCAGCAGATTTTTTCACGGGTCCCCTTCGCCAGACAATGAAATCAAAACGTCCGATCATCAATTCTAATCATGATCGTGACGTAGCCGCAGACAGGAGCCAATGGGCGTGCGAGATCAGGGCTGTGACCGTGCGGGAGCGACTGAAAGCTGAGCGCTTGCGACCCGCCCACCGCTGACTTTGTGGGAGACATGGTGGGAGGTCACTGCTAAAAGAAGCATGGTTCTCCATTTCAGAGCGTTTTGGAGTaataactcacacagacacgtgTTACAACGCTACTTCTGCAGAGAAGGACCAAGATTAAGATGGTAGATGTAGCCTGAATTCAGATTATACGTTATATTTGATCTTTTTCAAGGCAAAACAAGGATGGGTCCACATTTCGATTTGCTAAGTATCTATACACTCAAATAGAACAGTATATGCTTTTATTTACACAGCCCACATCTGACAACCAGAGACTTGATTTAGGAAATGGGCGACACTGTGGACAATGCCTGCAAGGCTCAATAATGTGTTCtatgagaaaataaatgacaaagTTTGGACAACATTGCTCAAACCATTGCTTACTACCTAAGTGAAAAAAGTGTAGGCTATACAGctacaacaaataaacatatatcagATTTGTATGCATGTTTTAGTGTGTTACTTCTGGTTATTTGAATGTTTAAAATGGGGGAAATCAAACTAAAATGCAGCATTTTCCAACTGTTGCTCAGTAACCGTGCATTCAGCAATGTCCAGCGTTGTGTGAGGATGTGTACCTATTTTCACATGTATACaatgacattcaaaataatATCTACCCTAATTTAAactgatatttaattttttttattgtatttaaactatagttttttttttattttaacataaaaattgtaaccaaaacaatattaaaatttaaACCATGGTATtggttaatttattatttacacatcatcacttccaaagaaaaacatgaattcacaaaatagtaactttataggagaatgtaaaaaaaaaaaaaaaaaaaaaaacatttcaactTTCAATGGGAGTCAGCGTAAAAACAAATTTATTCCGAATAATTCAACATCAAACTAAAAATCGACAAAAGGCTATGtattacttaataataataataataattataataataataataataattattattattattattatattataataattattatattattattatattattattattattatattatattatattattatattataatagaACGTCTGTTATTGtcttctgtgaggagttggtgtgttctccctgtgttcgcgtgggtttcctctgggtgctcctgtgtcctcccacagtccaaaaacacacgttggtaggtggattggcgactcaaaagtgtccgtaggtgtgagtgtgtgagtgaatgtgtgtgtgtgtgttgccctgtgaaggactggcgccccctccagggtgtattcccgccttgcgcccaatgattccaggtagactctggacccaccgcgaccctgaactggataagggttacagataatgaatgaatgaatgttattatcTTAAGTCAACCGCCTGAGATCCACTCACTGCTTTCCAAACAGGAAGACATGTAAATGTTAGGCCTTTTATAATTTCATAGATTTTATCCCAATAATTAGCCGAACTTTGTAGCATCACATAATTTTTCATCCATTTAGCTTtatcatttaataataataaaataacaattcaaGGCCATTAAAACCTATGATTCCAAATTCTGAACTGTAGATGACACTGACCTCAACCCTAACAAATGTGTTAAAAGGTTGAACAAATAATGTAACTGTGTGGATGCATCAGTCTGTATTACTGTGACATTTTTAcactctgtaataaataaatgataccTCTTTAACTCAGTAAAATACTTTGCACATCTAAAAATGCAAATGTTCCTCTTTTGAATTGATTTGTAACTACAAATCACCCTGGAACAGCTCATTGAAGCAGAATCAGTGAGAGTGGTTGTTCAGTAACGCAGTGTGCACAGCAGGGGGCGCTCCTCCAGTTCTGAGTAGTACAAAGTGGACTGGCAAAGAAGTGTGTTCTAAATAAGAAGTATTAGCTCAATTAGCACGGGCCTCTGTGGAAAACGTTGCGTGTATTAAAAGTGTTTGGTGGATTTATACAGGTTTTATCATTTGTACAGTCCACGTTTCCGTCTCAAATATGTGACATAtacttaaatttaatgatttaatggAGCATTGAAAATTTAGACCATTACAAACCCACAGACATGAAGTCATTGTTCtgacaagtgttttttttttcactcagcAATACCTTAATGTAAAATAACATGTGTGTATCAGGGGAAATCCATAGCTTATCAAACCTGAGGGTCACAAAGCATGTctacaataatatatatatagtatgacACCTCcaacagaagtgtgtgtgtgtgtgtggggggggggggcggtggAGGTGAGGaagagtgggtgggtgggtgtgggtaTGTGGGTGGTATTAAGCAGCTAGGCAAATTTAAACCTtggtttttataaaataaaagtctacAATTACACTAATGTCAATATTACCATgtttataaatcaatataaataaCAATGAGTATGTAATTAGTAGAAACTCAGTTTTGGTACATACTACAGTGGCATTTAACTCTGGGTCTGATCTGCACCATTTTATAAACAACTGAACAAAATGTAGGTCTTTCCTAAAGCATAAGATCCGTAGAAGATTACAGAAGGGTTGAACACAGGGTTGAACACGACTCCAGGACAGgtactacccccccccccctcccctccactTCCACCTACCCACTCACCCCCAACACTGAATTTGCACCAGAATCGACGACCACCAAACCATCAGCCAGTTGGTGTCATATTTCAGTACAGTAAAACACGCTTCCTTCATTTCCACCGGGAGTGAGAGTGCTGCACCATTCTCGGGGGCGCGCGCCTGTTTCGCGGCCGGTGGAGTGATGGTGGAGTGATGCTGCAGCGCGTCGCCGATGAAGGGAGGGGTTGCTCCACTTTGCTGGCGCTCAGCGACCTCGCCGCTCTACAGTAAAGAGGCTCACAGGCGCGAGCTCGGAGCTGCAGCAGCGCGTCCCCGTCCAGCGGCACCATGCTCTGAACAACCGACCCAGCGGTTAGCGCGTGCTGTTTCCCCAATGCGACCGCCGAGCCCACCGCGCGCAGCAGCCAGAGCCTCCCGTTCGCTTCGGTGCTGATTCAGAAGAGCGCTGTCACATCGATTATGGCACTGGTAATGGAACCTATAAGCAAATGGAATCCCAAGCAAGTGCTGGACTGGATGAAAGGTAAAGACCTGCGCGTCACTTTTTATTGTTGGTGGGCTAAAAAACGGCAACACGGCACGTTAAAGTCGTGGGTTAACGTTAGGCGAATTACTGCTCTTGTTTGGGGGGCTTCGTATGCAGACACGAGTGTCATGATGATGTGTTCAGCCTCGCCTTATTGGGAGCCTAACATTCAAACGCTTTTACCACCCAAGCACCATCCAGAGTTAATAGCCAGGGGTCTGTTAGAGATTCGTAGTGGAGTTAATACCTTATCAGTTTAGTCCAAAGATTATTGCCCCTCTGCTATAACAGAAAGTCAGGACcagcaccatggacagctcACGTTGACCATATATGGCAGGCGTTCGACTCTCaggctttttgtgtgtgtgtgttattactgGTCAAGCCCCCTGTAAAGAACCGTTGGTAGTTTTGCCAAGCTGCTGCACAGCCTCGAAGTTCAACATATGCATGATGTAATGCGTAGTAGTCTGGGGGGCGAACTCTGTCACGTCTGTCACGTTGAAATTACCTTGATTACTCACTGAGACCGTGGCTTTGGCAAATGAGAGCCTTGCTTTCCCTTCCAGTGCAAAATGCAGTCGGCCGGAGAAGCACTCTCCTGTTCCTTCGCTTGCCCCTGTAAAATTCTGTCAAATCCAACAACACTGCTGAGAACAGAGATGAGCAGCATGGAAACACTTGATAGAATGGCCGTACCTGTCATGTACAGAACAGATAATTGTGTTAAACATCACAGAGAGTGTGGAAGGCTCAGTATGAGGTGGCGTGACAACTGTGATCATACACTGCATGATCTCTGTATGACAGATTTGACTGCACTGATGAGAAAACATGCCATTCACGTTAAACCTTTAAAACAGGCTATTCACTAGACGTGTTGTGAGCTATTTATGTGCTAGAGCTCCGGGTTTAGAAGTGCTCGGTTTCAGATCATATTCACAACTGTATCGAGGCAGGAAGCACTGATGTCTAATGGAATTTCATTTCCAGTTGTCAGTGCCTATATTTATCAATACTGGCTTAAAATGTAACCCAAATATCTGCCAGACTTTAAACAGAGCCCATCTTTAAACAGAGGCTTTGCCCAAGTCTCATTAGAATACACAAATATATCAAATATGGGAAGAAAAGGGTTGAAGCATTACTCAAAATAGAATGAAGTCAGGAAATATACACGTGTAAAGGAATACAACAACCGTTTCCCCCAGTATTAGCTCTTTTCATACATGGTGTCATTGTGGTACAGTAAAAAATAAGCTATTTCTGTCAGTGTCTTTTCATGACACTCACTGGGCACTGAATCAGTTACAAGGCAAGTATAGGGCTGAGGCATTACTTGATTTTAGATCACTGACTCACAGTTGTATCACATCCCACTTTGAGTGACACTAAAAATATCAGCTAGATTTTCAGCTGTTATTATCAGGACAGGCATCTTTAAACATAGgctactttattattattattatttattttcatttatttatttatttatttagtccaTGTCTACTCATCACGACATGAACTGAGCAATGTATATTTTGTCTAGGTGTCATCATGACATCCAACATCCATTCTGCAGCCTGTATTGTGCAATAGTGCAGGGCGATATGAAAGATCAATATCACGATTTATTGAACTCATTACCTTGATGAGTGTCGTTgttgcacagctccaggatcctgggactgtgggttcaagtcctgctccgggtgactgtctgtctggagtgttctccctgtgtctgcgtgggtttcctccgggtgactgcctgtgaggagtgtggtgtgttctccctgtgtctgcgtgggtttcctctgggtgactgcctgtgaggagtgtggtgtgttctccctgtgtctgcgtgggtttcctccgggtgactgcctgtgaggagtgtggtgtgttctccctgtgtctgcgtgggtttcctccggatgactgtctgtgaggagtgtggtgtgttctccctgtgtctgcgtgggtttcctccgggtgactgtctgtgaggagtgtggtgtgttctccctgtgtctgcgtgggtttcctccggatgactgtctgtgaggagtgtggtgtgttctccctgtgtctgcgtgggtttcctccgggtgactgtctgtgaggagtgtggtgtgttctccctgtgtctgcgtgggtttcctccgggtgactgtctgtgaggagtgtggtgtgttctccctgtgtctgcgtgggtttccgccgggtgactgtctgtgaggagtgtggtgtgttctccctgtgtctgcgtgggtttccgccgggtgactgtctgtgaggagtgtggtgtgttctccctgtgtctgcgtgggtttccgccgggtgactgtctgtgaggagtgtggtgtgttctctctgtgtctgcgtgggtttcctccgggtgactgtctgtgaggagtttggtgtgttctctctttgactgcgtgggttttctcccacagtccaaaaacacacgtttggcaggtggattggcgactcaaaagtgtccatagttgtgagtgtgtgttgccctgtggactggcgccccctccagggtgtgttcctgccttgcgcccagtgattccaggtaggcttcggacccaccgggaccctcAGCTGCAAATAGGGATATATATTTCTATTATGGCTGGAAGcttgtcagtctctctctctctctctttttttttttagacatgcacatttttttaaatagaacaCAGACAGTTAATATTTGGTGACTGTGCTTCAGCTGTTGAAAGAGACAGGTAGTATTACAGTAACAAACTATATTTGTCAGAGTTTATATCTGACTTCTTtgtgttcagtgtcatcttctCTAAAGTTAAGACAAGTCCAAATGAGAGACACAGCATTTTTGGTACAAGCTGCTTAACTTGCTTGGTTAGCCTCTGTGCTTAGGTTCAGCCCTATTCTGCAATATATTTTTCATCTCATTATGACATGAATGTTACAGTGTATCAGTTACACGTATAGGACTTACTTTAGATTATTGATGAGTGTATTATGTCAGGAAACACAGATATACAATGATGTTCCATTTCAGTC
This region of Hoplias malabaricus isolate fHopMal1 chromosome 17, fHopMal1.hap1, whole genome shotgun sequence genomic DNA includes:
- the hdx gene encoding highly divergent homeobox, which codes for METWQEKRSIQTMNLRSVFTAEQQRILERYYENGMTNQSKSCFQLILQCAQETKLDFSVVRTWVGNKRRKLASKADKNGVSGLSNHPLAGPTGALVAGSVLPGELAAIRAVQRGPVVAHLLPPAASCPSSSSSPSSCSPLSSGSGTNNNNDVIVTGTYSLLRNANRLDSSSQSRTGSKTMPLQSDPELGTQARPALHSGPVSLHSAAVALQRKASHIPTSSALILSQMKRTYSPREPVTVAPSWAKQYGTPQNHGQSWPSISHQQTLPVRNSPPASTSESGVRIQQVYTIAGLGESSQRSNPGTSQERSSKKPQQADTSETFSIAMETGDVDDEYSREEELANMGAQIQLSKSVSSSVNAVEGNRTSARGPSLIDSRGMYTGTARNQPSAPLSSPNSALVGEKGCQTNSSLLLSTASRDSYPFRLFTQTSPSRIPSLKVSSMSAPWLLSNSRKRTLQDRTQFSDGDLYTLKRYWDNGMTSLGSVCREKISAAATELNVDSEIIKTWIGNRRRKYRLMGIEIPPPKGGPATFPKVASTEPPSPLTPEEDETSSVKPSEDSEQHEVVSLCLSEDGVSDAYLKENDENDGHDGSNNSALANNVKIEIVDEEDDEDDDVAELMATDMEQMHSLLEYKHEEVQYLESELENQKQKYFELRNFTKSLLIALKDSDNEKQQELLASLPQQVEEDLGLSLERDTETSMDMTSNQKDSSVSEEEGDAELL